A genomic segment from Mycosarcoma maydis chromosome 13, whole genome shotgun sequence encodes:
- a CDS encoding uncharacterized protein (related to DNA ligase I) codes for MAPSRKRVDGSDQPLTRTKKQKSGQQLALTSFFTSPSSVSKPTFVAGEPTSPTPSVAKAKQKQEHIVVHIDGKPDEVGSNEAVASQEEKDAAFAIQLAAQEAGVSTAEYRLCIKGDEDLARRLHEQWSGQDEENIKDRESSTKADTSSPLQGHATPTAPASPGKKPGATQKPVDLAALDASIQAIRLGDDIFVFDPWTIDTSSWPVTSNKHGVLAPTTPYALLTHAFVLITATRSRLAITSVLTNLLRTVRAHDPESLLATVYLVSNHIAPPYDGVELGLGGSIINKAIKSVTGKSARFMKQVWDRTGDPGDVAYEAKKDVKALVRPAPITVQRLFSNLHSIARLSGAGSANQKLGYVTKLLVASRGEETRFLVRTFISHLRIQAVRTTIATALARTFALVEERATLVEPSNAKEKERASLLLVHPNERRGLLANAVKPKERQDAQRLALMERLTRAEKLVREVRARHPNFGVIVPSLLEHGLAGLSEHVPLRIGTPISPMLGSITRSLGAMHEKLGPRAFVSEFKYDGQRCQIHAIYVPRSAGLEARKSIKDGDATKCGKWVGKNGEIYVRLFSRHLEEMTEKYPDITDMVPILMGQESESDANIGGSAFIDTSSCPSKQRLQDATEAEVGVKAQQAGAQKAQGRGQAITSFIMDAEVVAMDLEGRLLPFQTLANRSRKDVNLHDIKVKVGVFAFDLMYLDGESLLKSSFRTRRRLLHSRFLALFAQSALIARFAHVRSCESTDADEVARFFAQAQEYKCEGIMVKSLDHHWEAPPTRTEASDDDVGNPSGRLQKLADVVEDDLAMDNEDEAIQTLRDGDDDKHSGGNAAESMMARTELGKGVNGRGKALLSTYEPDKRCESWLKVKKDYVDGLGDSLDLVPIGAWHGMGRKATWWSPMLLALYDPSRGVLQAVCKCISGFTDAFYKELNVRYAEGSETCVRAEYGKGSPFGIELETGSLWPDVWWKPSEVWEIRGADVTISPNYTAALGLVSEERGLSIRFPRFIQRREDKTIEQASTPASLAKIYFEQQNAAPAAAQHGEKAEQDAASDDEGGQLATAADDGFEF; via the coding sequence ATGGCCCCATCTAGGAAGCGGGTCGATGGGTCAGACCAGCCTTTGACACGCACGAAGAAACAGAAATCTGGACAGCAGTTAGCTCTAACGTCGTTCTTCACTAGTCCTTCATCCGTGTCAAAACCGACGTTTGTAGCAGGAGAGCCAACCTCTCCGACGCCAAGCGtagccaaagccaagcagaagcaagagcaCATCGTTGTGCACATTGACGGCAAACCGGATGAGGTAGGATCGAACGAGGCAGTCGCGTCCCAGGAGGAAAAGGATGCTGCTTTTGCGATACAGCTGGCTGCTCAAGAGGCAGGAGTCTCGACTGCTGAGTATCGATTGTGCATCAAGGGCGATGAGGATCTGGCAAGACGTCTACACGAGCAGTGGTCCGGACAAGATGAGGAAAATATCAAGGATCGCGAGAGCAGCACAAAAGCTGATACATCGTCTCCGCTTCAAGGGCATGCAACACCCACAGCCCCCGCTTCTCCTGGCAAGAAACCAGGTGCAACACAAAAGCCCGTCGATCTGGCGGCACTGGATGCATCCATACAGGCAATCCGTTTGGGTGACGATATCTTTGTTTTTGATCCTTGGACTATCGATACCTCTTCATGGCCTGTGACTAGCAACAAGCACGGTGTTCTTGCGCCCACTACTCCGTATGCGCTCTTGACGCACGCATTTGTGCTTATCACGGCGACGCGATCCCGACTAGCGATCACCAGCGTGCTCACCAATCTGCTTCGCACGGTGCGTGCTCATGATCCGGAATCGCTACTTGCCACCGTCTATCTTGTTAGCAACCATATTGCGCCGCCCTATGACGGCGTTGAGCTCGGGCTGGGTGGATCGATCATCAACAAGGCTATCAAGTCGGTTACGGGCAAATCGGCAAGATTCATGAAGCAGGTGTGGGACAGGACCGGCGATCCTGGCGATGTCGCGTacgaggccaagaaggatgTCAAGGCGCTTGTTCGTCCAGCTCCTATTACAGTGCAGCGTCTGTTTTCGAATTTGCATAGCATCGCGCGGCTGAGTGGGGCGGGAAGTGCGAACCAGAAGCTGGGATATGTaaccaagctgcttgttgcGAGCCGTGGTGAAGAGACGCGCTTCCTGGTGCGAACGTTTATTAGTCATTTACGTATCCAAGCGGTACGAACGACGATAGCGACTGCACTGGCACGCACGTTTGCGCTCGTTGAAGAGAGAGCGACGCTGGTCGAACCTAGCAATGCAAAAGAAAAGGAGAgagcatcgctgcttctggTACATCCGAACGAGCGCCGAGGCTTGCTGGCAAACGCTGTCAAGCCCAAAGAGCGCCAAGATGCACAGCGTCTTGCGCTGATGGAGCGCCTAACACGTGCCGAAAAGCTGGTCCGTGAGGTGCGCGCGCGACACCCCAACTTTGGCGTGATCGTTCCATCGCTACTTGAACACGGGCTAGCAGGCTTGTCGGAGCATGTTCCACTTCGCATCGGGACACCCATATCACCGATGTTGGGGTCTATCACGCGATCGCTGGGCGCAATGCACGAAAAGCTCGGACCAAGAGCCTTCGTGTCCGAGTTCAAGTACGACGGGCAGAGATGTCAGATTCACGCGATCTATGTACCGCGAAGTGCTGGACTGGAAGCGCGCAAAAGCATcaaggatggtgatgcAACCAAATGTGGAAAATGGGTGGGGAAGAACGGCGAGATATACGTGAGGCTGTTCTCGAGGCACCTGGAAGAGATGACGGAAAAGTATCCGGACATCACAGATATGGTACCCATCTTGATGGGTCAGGAGAGCGAGTCGGATGCTAACATCGGTGGGAGCGCTTTCATAGACACGTCCAGCTGTCCAAGCAAGCAGCGACTACAAGACGCAACGGAAGCAGAAGTGGGTGTCAAGGCACAACAGGCGGGCGCGCAGAAAGCGCAAGGCAGAGGACAGGCCATCACTTCGTTCATCATGGAcgccgaggtggtggcgATGGATTTGGAGGGGCGCTTGCTGCCTTTCCAGACGCTGGCGAATCGCAGTCGAAAGGATGTGAATTTGCACGATATCAAGGTGAAAGTGGGCGTGTTTGCATTTGACCTGATGTATCTGGACGGCGAGTCGTTGCTCAAGTCTTCCTTTCGAACTCGACGCAGACTGTTGCATAGCCGGTTTCTTGCTCTGTTTGCGCAGAGCGCGCTGATCGCGCGTTTCGCGCACGTACGCTCGTGCGAGAGTACAGACgcggacgaggtggcgcGCTTCTTTGCGCAGGCACAAGAGTACAAGTGTGAAGGGATCATGGTCAAGTCACTGGATCACCACTGGGAAGCTCCTCCGACTAGAACGGAGgcaagcgacgacgacgttggcAATCCGTCGGGTCGGCTGCAAAAGCTGGCCGATGTGGTAGAGGATGACCTGGCGATGGAcaacgaagacgaagcgaTACAGACGCTAAGggatggcgacgatgacaaGCATAGCGGAGGGAATGCAGCGGAATCGATGATGGCACGAACCGAGTTGGGAAAGGGCGTCAACGGACGAGGCAAGGCGCTGTTGTCGACGTACGAGCCGGACAAGCGATGCGAGTCGTGGCtcaaggtcaagaaggACTACGTGGACGGGCTGGGTGACTCGCTAGACTTGGTACCGATTGGTGCGTGGCACGGCATGGGACGCAAAGCGACGTGGTGgtcgccgatgctgcttgctctgtACGATCCGAGCAGAGGAGTGCTACAGGCGGTGTGCAAGTGCATTTCGGGATTCACCGATGCGTTTTACAAGGAGCTCAATGTGCGGTACGCGGAAGGCAGCGAGACATGTGTAAGAGCAGAGTACGGAAAAGGCTCACCGTTTGgaatcgagctcgagacagGCTCGCTTTGGCCAGACGTGTGGTGGAAGCCGAGCGAGGTGTGGGAGATTCGAGGAGCCGACGTGACGATCAGTCCAAACTACACTGCGGCGTTGGGGCTGGTGAGCGAAGAACGAGGCCTGTCGATCCGGTTTCCACGATTCATTCAGCGCCGAGAGGACAAGACAATCGAGCAAGCTAGCACACCTGCCAGCTTAGCCAAGATCTACTTTGAACAGCAAAACGCAGCGCCcgcagctgcgcagcacGGAGAGAAggcagagcaagacgctgcGAGTGACGACGAAGGCGGACAGCTTGCCACTGCTGCGGACGACGGATTCGAGTTCTGA